The Streptomyces sp. NBC_01268 genome window below encodes:
- the hpnD gene encoding presqualene diphosphate synthase HpnD → MSRTVEEQPQPSAPVQAAYSYCEAVTGQQARNFAYGIRLLPVEKRQAMSALYAFSRRVDDIGDGPLAPDDKDRRLEATRALLARVRAGEIEEDDTDPVAVALADAARRFPIPLGGLDELIDGVLMDVRGETYETWDDLKVYCRCVAGAIGRLSLGVFGTQPGAPGVERAAEYADTLGLALQLTNILRDVREDAGNGRTYLPADDLAKFGCSDGFGSETPPAGADFDGLVHFEVRRARALFAEGYRLLPMLDRRSGACVAAMAGIYRRLLDRIERDPAAVLRGRVSLPGREKAYVAVRGLSGLDARHISRRTLRRPA, encoded by the coding sequence GTGAGCCGGACCGTGGAGGAACAGCCGCAGCCGTCCGCACCGGTACAGGCCGCGTACAGCTACTGCGAGGCCGTGACCGGGCAGCAGGCCCGCAACTTCGCCTACGGGATCCGACTCCTGCCGGTCGAGAAGCGGCAGGCCATGTCGGCGCTCTACGCGTTCTCGCGCCGCGTCGACGACATCGGTGACGGGCCGCTCGCGCCCGACGACAAGGACCGGCGCCTGGAGGCGACCCGGGCCCTGCTCGCGCGGGTGCGCGCCGGCGAGATCGAGGAGGACGACACCGATCCGGTCGCCGTCGCCCTCGCGGACGCCGCCCGCCGCTTCCCGATCCCGCTCGGCGGGCTCGACGAACTCATCGACGGCGTCCTCATGGACGTGCGCGGCGAGACGTACGAGACCTGGGACGACCTCAAGGTCTACTGCCGCTGCGTCGCCGGGGCCATCGGCCGGCTCTCGCTCGGCGTCTTCGGCACCCAGCCCGGCGCCCCCGGCGTCGAACGCGCCGCCGAGTACGCCGACACCCTCGGGCTCGCCCTCCAGCTGACCAACATCCTCCGCGACGTGCGGGAGGACGCCGGCAACGGGCGCACCTATCTGCCCGCCGACGACCTGGCCAAGTTCGGCTGCTCCGACGGCTTCGGCAGCGAGACCCCGCCCGCCGGGGCCGACTTCGACGGCCTCGTCCACTTCGAAGTGCGGCGCGCCCGCGCGCTGTTCGCCGAGGGGTACCGGCTCCTGCCCATGCTGGACCGGCGCAGCGGCGCCTGCGTCGCCGCCATGGCCGGGATCTACCGCCGGCTGCTCGACCGGATCGAGCGCGATCCCGCGGCCGTGCTGCGCGGCCGGGTCTCGCTGCCCGGGCGCGAGAAGGCCTACGTCGCCGTGCGGGGGCTCTCCGGCCTCGACGCCCGGCACATCTCCCGGCGCACGCTCCGGAGGCCGGCGTGA
- the hpnE gene encoding hydroxysqualene dehydroxylase HpnE yields MTADECCATPGDAALHGGSRPHAVVVGGGLAGVTSALQLADAGVRVTLLEGRPRLGGLAFSFRRGELSVDNGQHVYLRCCTAYRWFLDRVEGAHLAPVQDRLDVPVLDVGHPAGPRLGRLRRSALPVPLHLARSLATYPHLSLAERASVGRAALALKKLDPADPALDGIDFATWLGRHGQSPRTVEALWDLVGVATLNATAPHASMGLAAMVFKTGLLSEPGAADIGWAHVPLGDLHDTLARKALDSAGVRTEVRTKAERILSREGGGWSVHTAGEVLEADTVVLAVPQRETRELLPDGALDDPDRLLDIGTAPILNLHVVYDRKVLRQPFFTALGSPVQWVFDRTESSGLTGGGQYLAISQSAAQDDIDEPVAVLRERYLPELERLLPAARGAGIRDFFVTRERTATFAPTPGVGRLRPGARTHAPGLYLAGAWTATGWPATMESAVRSGFSAAGAALSALGRRYDHPLQEAA; encoded by the coding sequence ATGACCGCCGACGAGTGCTGTGCCACGCCCGGGGACGCCGCGCTCCACGGCGGCTCGCGGCCGCACGCCGTCGTCGTCGGCGGCGGCCTCGCCGGGGTCACCAGCGCGCTCCAGCTGGCCGACGCCGGAGTCCGGGTCACCCTGCTGGAAGGCCGCCCCCGGCTCGGCGGCCTCGCCTTCTCCTTCCGGCGCGGCGAGCTCAGCGTCGACAACGGGCAGCACGTCTACCTGCGCTGCTGCACCGCGTACCGCTGGTTCCTCGACCGCGTCGAGGGGGCGCACCTCGCGCCCGTGCAGGACCGCCTCGACGTGCCCGTGCTCGACGTCGGCCACCCGGCCGGGCCCCGGCTCGGGCGACTGCGGCGTTCGGCCCTGCCGGTGCCCCTGCACCTCGCCCGGAGCCTCGCCACCTACCCGCACCTCTCGCTCGCCGAGCGGGCGAGCGTCGGGCGGGCCGCGCTCGCCCTGAAGAAGCTGGACCCGGCCGACCCCGCCCTCGACGGCATCGACTTCGCCACCTGGCTCGGACGGCACGGCCAGTCCCCGCGCACCGTCGAGGCCCTGTGGGACCTGGTCGGCGTCGCCACCCTCAACGCCACCGCGCCGCACGCCTCCATGGGACTCGCCGCGATGGTCTTCAAGACCGGCCTGCTCTCCGAGCCCGGCGCCGCCGACATCGGCTGGGCGCACGTCCCGCTCGGCGACCTGCACGACACCCTCGCCCGCAAGGCCCTGGACTCGGCCGGCGTGCGCACCGAGGTGCGCACCAAGGCCGAGCGGATCCTGAGCCGGGAGGGCGGCGGCTGGAGCGTCCACACCGCCGGGGAGGTCCTGGAGGCCGACACCGTCGTCCTCGCCGTACCCCAGCGCGAGACGCGCGAGCTGCTGCCCGACGGGGCGCTCGACGACCCCGACAGGCTCCTCGACATCGGCACCGCGCCCATCCTCAACCTGCACGTCGTCTACGACCGCAAGGTCCTGCGGCAGCCCTTCTTCACCGCGCTCGGCTCCCCGGTCCAGTGGGTCTTCGACCGCACCGAGTCCTCCGGCCTCACCGGGGGCGGCCAGTACCTCGCGATCTCCCAGTCCGCCGCCCAGGACGACATCGACGAGCCCGTCGCCGTCCTGCGCGAGCGCTACCTGCCCGAGCTGGAGCGGCTGCTGCCCGCCGCCCGCGGCGCCGGGATCCGCGACTTCTTCGTCACCCGGGAGCGCACCGCCACCTTCGCCCCGACCCCCGGCGTAGGGCGACTGCGCCCCGGCGCCCGCACCCACGCCCCGGGCCTGTACCTGGCCGGCGCGTGGACCGCCACCGGCTGGCCCGCGACCATGGAGAGCGCCGTCCGCAGCGGCTTCAGCGCCGCGGGCGCCGCGCTCTCCGCCCTCGGCCGCCGCTACGACCATCCGCTGCAGGAGGCGGCATGA
- a CDS encoding polyprenyl synthetase family protein, with protein sequence MPPGNPAVDTADVAALLERGRALSTPVMRAAVDRLAPPMDTVAAYHFGWIDAHGKPTEGDSGKAVRPALALISAEAAGAGPEVGIPGAVAVELVHNFSLLHDDLMDGDEQRRHRDTVWKVHGPAQAILVGDALFALANELLLELGTVEAGRATRRLTTATRKLIDGQAQDISYEHRERVTVEECLEMEGNKTGALLACAVSIGAVLGGADDRTADKLEEYGYHLGLAFQAVDDLLGIWGDPEATGKQTWSDLRQRKKSLPVVAALAAGGPASERLGELLAADAKSSDFDSFSEEEFATRAALIEEAGGREWTSQEARRQHAVAIEALHDVELPAHVRAQLTALADFVVVRKR encoded by the coding sequence GTGCCCCCGGGGAATCCGGCGGTCGACACCGCGGACGTCGCCGCGCTGCTGGAACGCGGCCGCGCCCTGTCCACGCCCGTCATGCGGGCGGCCGTCGACCGCCTCGCGCCGCCCATGGACACCGTGGCCGCGTACCACTTCGGCTGGATCGACGCCCACGGCAAGCCCACCGAGGGCGACAGCGGCAAGGCCGTCCGCCCCGCGCTGGCCCTGATCTCCGCCGAGGCCGCGGGCGCCGGCCCGGAGGTCGGCATCCCCGGCGCCGTCGCCGTGGAGCTGGTGCACAACTTCTCGCTGCTCCACGACGACCTGATGGACGGGGACGAGCAGCGCAGGCACCGCGACACGGTGTGGAAGGTGCACGGCCCCGCCCAGGCCATCCTGGTCGGCGACGCCCTCTTCGCCCTCGCCAACGAGCTGCTCCTCGAACTCGGCACCGTCGAGGCCGGCCGGGCCACCCGCCGGCTGACCACGGCCACCCGCAAGCTGATCGACGGGCAGGCCCAGGACATCTCGTACGAGCACCGCGAGCGGGTCACCGTCGAGGAGTGCCTGGAGATGGAGGGCAACAAGACCGGCGCCCTGCTCGCCTGCGCCGTCTCCATCGGCGCCGTCCTCGGCGGCGCGGACGACCGCACCGCCGACAAGCTGGAGGAGTACGGCTACCACCTCGGCCTCGCCTTCCAGGCCGTCGACGACCTGCTCGGCATCTGGGGCGACCCGGAGGCCACCGGCAAGCAGACCTGGTCCGACCTGCGCCAGCGCAAGAAGTCCCTGCCGGTCGTCGCCGCCCTCGCCGCCGGCGGCCCCGCCTCCGAGCGGCTCGGCGAACTGCTCGCCGCCGACGCCAAGAGCAGCGACTTCGACAGCTTCTCCGAGGAGGAGTTCGCCACCCGCGCCGCCCTCATCGAGGAGGCCGGCGGGCGCGAGTGGACCTCCCAGGAGGCCCGCCGCCAGCACGCCGTCGCCATCGAGGCCCTGCACGACGTGGAGCTGCCGGCCCATGTCCGCGCCCAGCTCACCGCGCTGGCCGATTTCGTCGTCGTACGGAAGAGATGA
- the shc gene encoding squalene--hopene cyclase → MTATTDGSAGAVGPRAAAASDTTDRTDSEEAALEASAARAAELSVRHLLGRQDAEGWWKGDLETNVTMDAEDLLLRQFLGILDPETTRAAALFIRGEQREDGTWATFYGGPGELSVTIEAYVALRLAGDLPDAPHMARAAAWIRERGGIAAARVFTRIWLALFGWWRWEDLPELPPELIYLPSWFPLNIYDFGCWARQTIVPLTVVSAKRPVRPAPFALDELHTDPDRPNPAKRLPSAASWDGFFQRVDKGLHLYRKLAPRRLRKSAMDVAARWIIERQENDGCWGGIQPPAVYSVIALHLLGYDLDHPVMRAGLESLDRFAVWREDGARMIEACQSPVWDTCLATIALADAGVRPDDPALVKAADWMLGEEIVRTGDWAVRRPGLPPGGWAFEFHNDNYPDIDDTAEVILALRRVNHPDQARVDAAIARAARWTVGMQSKNGAWAAFDADNTSAFPNRLPFCDFGEVIDPPSADVTAHVVEMLAYEGKAGHPRARRGIEWLLAEQEPGGAWFGRWGVNYVYGTGSVVPALTAAGLAVGHPAIRRAVAWLESVQNEDGGWGEDLRSYSERQWVGHGTSTASQTAWALIALLAAGERGSEAVRRGVAWVVATQREDGSWDEPYFTGTGFPWDFSINYHLYRQVFPLTALGRYVNGEPVLRGPGRA, encoded by the coding sequence ATGACAGCGACGACCGACGGAAGCGCCGGGGCCGTGGGACCCCGAGCAGCCGCGGCCAGCGACACCACAGACCGCACCGACAGCGAGGAGGCGGCGCTCGAAGCATCCGCCGCCCGGGCCGCGGAGCTCTCCGTACGCCACCTCCTCGGCCGCCAGGACGCCGAAGGCTGGTGGAAGGGCGACCTGGAGACCAACGTCACCATGGACGCCGAGGACCTCCTGCTGCGCCAGTTCCTCGGCATCCTGGACCCGGAGACCACCCGCGCCGCCGCCCTGTTCATCCGGGGCGAGCAGCGCGAGGACGGCACCTGGGCCACGTTCTACGGAGGGCCCGGCGAGCTCTCCGTCACCATCGAGGCCTATGTCGCCCTGCGGCTGGCCGGAGACCTCCCCGACGCCCCGCACATGGCGCGCGCCGCCGCCTGGATCCGTGAGCGGGGCGGCATCGCCGCGGCCCGGGTCTTCACCCGGATCTGGCTCGCCCTGTTCGGCTGGTGGCGCTGGGAGGACCTGCCCGAACTGCCGCCCGAGCTGATCTACCTGCCCTCGTGGTTCCCGCTCAACATCTACGACTTCGGCTGCTGGGCCCGGCAGACGATCGTGCCGCTCACCGTCGTCTCGGCCAAGCGCCCGGTGCGGCCCGCGCCCTTCGCGCTGGACGAGCTGCACACCGACCCGGACCGGCCGAACCCGGCGAAACGTCTTCCCTCCGCGGCCAGTTGGGACGGCTTCTTCCAGCGGGTCGACAAGGGGCTGCACCTCTACCGCAAGCTGGCCCCGCGCCGGCTGCGGAAGAGCGCCATGGACGTCGCCGCCCGCTGGATCATCGAGCGGCAGGAGAACGACGGCTGCTGGGGCGGTATCCAGCCGCCCGCCGTCTACTCGGTGATCGCCCTCCACCTCCTCGGCTACGACCTGGACCACCCGGTCATGCGGGCCGGCCTGGAGTCCCTCGACCGGTTCGCTGTGTGGCGCGAGGACGGCGCCCGGATGATCGAGGCCTGCCAGTCGCCGGTCTGGGACACCTGTCTCGCCACCATCGCCCTCGCCGACGCCGGGGTGCGCCCCGACGACCCGGCGCTGGTCAAGGCGGCCGACTGGATGCTGGGCGAGGAGATCGTGCGCACCGGCGACTGGGCGGTGCGGCGGCCCGGACTCCCGCCCGGCGGCTGGGCGTTCGAGTTCCACAACGACAACTACCCGGACATCGACGACACCGCCGAGGTGATCCTCGCGCTGCGCCGGGTGAACCACCCCGACCAGGCGCGGGTCGACGCGGCCATCGCCCGGGCCGCCCGCTGGACCGTCGGCATGCAGTCGAAGAACGGCGCGTGGGCCGCCTTCGACGCCGACAACACCAGTGCCTTCCCCAACCGGCTGCCGTTCTGCGACTTCGGCGAGGTCATCGACCCGCCCTCCGCCGACGTCACCGCCCACGTGGTGGAGATGCTGGCGTACGAGGGCAAGGCCGGCCACCCGCGCGCCCGCCGGGGCATCGAGTGGCTGCTCGCCGAGCAGGAGCCGGGCGGGGCCTGGTTCGGCCGCTGGGGCGTCAACTACGTCTACGGCACGGGCTCGGTCGTGCCCGCCCTGACCGCCGCCGGACTGGCCGTCGGGCACCCCGCGATCCGGCGGGCCGTCGCCTGGCTGGAGTCGGTGCAGAACGAGGACGGCGGCTGGGGCGAGGACCTGCGCTCCTACTCGGAGCGCCAGTGGGTCGGCCACGGCACCTCCACCGCCTCGCAGACCGCCTGGGCGCTGATCGCGCTGCTCGCGGCGGGCGAGCGGGGGTCGGAGGCGGTCCGGCGGGGCGTCGCCTGGGTGGTCGCGACCCAGCGGGAGGACGGCTCCTGGGACGAGCCGTACTTCACCGGCACGGGCTTCCCCTGGGACTTCTCGATCAACTACCACCTGTACCGGCAGGTCTTCCCGCTCACGGCGCTCGGCCGCTACGTGAACGGGGAGCCGGTGCTCCGCGGACCCGGGAGGGCCTGA
- a CDS encoding phosphorylase family protein, with protein MARDPGAAAAPDGPALPAAPAVVPPLLIACALGIEQLALRSGARGAERAAAPAPMTVMRTGMGPAHARRAVSRALEAEAWRDAAVIASGFCAGLAPGMHPGDLIVADETRGPDGVTPCTGTELLVKALARAVPGRTVHTGPLTGSDHVVRGPERAALRAGGAVAVDMESAATLRTAVAAGPRPVAAVRVVVDAPEHELVRIGTVRGGISAFRVLRAVLPAFFEWHRSLLLPRR; from the coding sequence ATGGCCCGGGACCCCGGCGCCGCCGCCGCACCCGACGGGCCCGCCCTCCCGGCCGCCCCCGCCGTCGTGCCGCCGCTGCTGATCGCCTGCGCCCTCGGCATCGAGCAGCTGGCGCTGCGCAGCGGCGCGCGCGGCGCCGAGCGGGCGGCGGCGCCCGCGCCGATGACCGTGATGCGGACCGGCATGGGCCCGGCGCACGCGCGCCGGGCCGTCTCCCGGGCCCTGGAGGCCGAGGCCTGGCGGGACGCGGCCGTCATCGCCTCCGGCTTCTGCGCCGGGCTCGCCCCCGGGATGCACCCCGGCGACCTGATCGTCGCCGACGAGACCCGCGGCCCCGACGGGGTGACCCCCTGCACGGGCACGGAGCTGCTGGTCAAGGCGCTCGCCAGGGCCGTGCCCGGGCGGACCGTCCACACCGGCCCGCTGACCGGCTCCGACCACGTGGTGCGCGGCCCGGAGCGGGCCGCGCTGAGGGCCGGCGGGGCCGTCGCCGTCGACATGGAGTCCGCCGCCACCCTGCGTACGGCGGTGGCGGCCGGACCCCGCCCGGTTGCGGCCGTACGGGTGGTCGTGGACGCTCCAGAACATGAACTGGTCCGGATCGGCACGGTGCGCGGTGGAATATCGGCTTTCCGCGTTCTTCGTGCCGTCCTTCCCGCTTTCTTCGAATGGCACCGTTCTTTGCTGCTCCCCAGGAGGTGA